One region of Salinibacterium sp. TMP30 genomic DNA includes:
- a CDS encoding S8 family serine peptidase — translation MKRWAVGAVLMASLASLLVATPASADAVRDQEYWLQEYGIEAAWQTTKGAGVTIAVIDTGVDGSVKELVGAVTGGTDFSGKGAPNGQKPVGDENPAHGTLVASLAAGRGTGAGTGVIGAAPEANIMAISIGFTGGEISSDDQIAQAVRYAVDQGADVINLSLTRETLDWPLSWDSAFLYAMDNDVVVVAAAGNRGSGTTSVGAPATMPGVLTVAGVDVNGVASFNASTQGITIGVSAPSEDLVGVAPGGSHVLWNGTSGATPIVAGIVALVRAAHPELDAANVINRIVKTAHDTGAPGTDAIYGFGLIDAEDAVKAQVPLVSRNPMGSLAEWITIYRRAESPAVPLPTFSPTPAPVPDAAPDAAGPVSPLGTLLPTVSMLRNVGVPLAVYGIFLAIMAVWGLAGWRRFRSTRETE, via the coding sequence ATGAAGCGGTGGGCGGTCGGCGCTGTACTGATGGCGAGCTTGGCGTCGCTGTTGGTGGCTACACCTGCCTCTGCGGATGCGGTTCGCGACCAAGAGTATTGGCTTCAGGAGTACGGTATTGAGGCTGCGTGGCAGACCACGAAGGGTGCCGGCGTCACGATTGCGGTGATTGATACCGGAGTTGATGGAAGTGTCAAAGAGCTCGTGGGCGCAGTGACGGGTGGTACCGACTTCTCGGGTAAGGGCGCACCCAATGGGCAGAAGCCTGTTGGCGATGAGAATCCCGCACACGGCACACTTGTTGCGTCGCTGGCTGCCGGACGTGGCACGGGGGCCGGCACTGGCGTGATCGGTGCAGCACCCGAAGCCAACATTATGGCCATCTCGATCGGGTTCACGGGCGGGGAAATTAGTTCAGACGACCAGATTGCACAGGCCGTGCGTTACGCCGTGGATCAGGGGGCGGATGTCATCAACCTGTCGCTCACTCGCGAAACTTTGGATTGGCCCCTCAGCTGGGACAGCGCGTTCCTCTATGCCATGGACAACGATGTTGTTGTTGTTGCGGCTGCAGGAAACCGCGGAAGCGGAACTACCTCGGTTGGTGCGCCCGCAACGATGCCCGGAGTTCTTACGGTTGCCGGCGTTGATGTTAACGGTGTGGCGAGTTTCAACGCATCCACTCAGGGCATCACGATCGGTGTCTCGGCGCCGAGCGAAGACCTTGTGGGGGTTGCCCCTGGTGGGTCGCATGTGCTCTGGAATGGAACAAGTGGGGCAACCCCGATTGTGGCGGGCATTGTTGCGCTGGTGCGTGCTGCGCATCCGGAGCTCGATGCGGCCAACGTAATCAACCGAATCGTGAAGACCGCCCACGATACTGGTGCTCCGGGCACCGATGCGATTTACGGTTTCGGGCTGATCGATGCCGAGGATGCGGTGAAGGCACAAGTGCCGCTCGTTTCGCGCAACCCCATGGGCAGTCTTGCCGAGTGGATCACGATCTACCGTCGCGCAGAGTCACCGGCCGTGCCGCTACCCACGTTTAGTCCGACCCCAGCGCCGGTTCCGGATGCTGCACCGGATGCTGCTGGCCCCGTCAGCCCGCTCGGAACCCTGCTTCCTACCGTGAGCATGCTTCGCAACGTGGGCGTACCGCTTGCTGTTTATGGCATATTTCTGGCGATTATGGCCGTGTGGGGCCTTGCCGGTTGGCGTCGGTTTAGGAGTACGCGCGAGACAGAGTAA
- a CDS encoding PLDc N-terminal domain-containing protein: MVDFAGVQFAIVLGIIAFYVVTIWAIVVTVRDGTVLPLMTALWVAALILFPGFGLLAWIFWRMLRKSSGLPGFTRATHRKH, encoded by the coding sequence ATGGTCGACTTCGCGGGTGTACAGTTCGCTATCGTGCTGGGCATAATCGCGTTCTACGTCGTCACTATCTGGGCGATCGTTGTCACCGTTCGAGACGGCACGGTTCTGCCGCTAATGACAGCGCTGTGGGTTGCGGCCCTCATCCTGTTTCCTGGTTTTGGGCTGCTGGCGTGGATCTTTTGGCGCATGCTGCGCAAAAGTAGCGGCCTGCCGGGCTTCACTCGCGCCACCCATCGCAAACACTAA
- a CDS encoding metalloregulator ArsR/SmtB family transcription factor, whose protein sequence is MSATAPQASERAVAQRIAQSMRAIADPTRVQILRLLMDAPDGRRGVTDLAGRLGLTQPTVSHHVRIMANDGILQSTQEGRQVWYSLVQSRLADVFDFVQRSPADAPAAAVDPIVLERITNDLALRFAGVFSRETVAKYVASSYKLLRQGAPHDRHLSSHTSRFAADRLGSLSAADAAAAGSVTDVLFVCVQNAGRSQLASAILRSLAGDRVRVLTAGSQPTETINPKIVAALDEIGVSVNGEYPKPLTDEVVRGADVVITMGCGDACPIYPGRRYLDWELPDPAAMSMDGVRAVRDDIDRRVRELLQSLPPVNAG, encoded by the coding sequence ATGTCAGCGACCGCACCCCAAGCCTCCGAACGCGCCGTCGCCCAGCGCATCGCTCAGAGCATGCGGGCGATTGCTGATCCGACCCGGGTGCAGATTCTTCGACTGCTGATGGATGCCCCGGATGGCCGCCGCGGGGTTACCGACCTCGCCGGTCGCTTAGGTCTCACCCAACCGACCGTGAGCCATCACGTGCGCATCATGGCCAACGATGGCATTCTGCAGAGCACGCAGGAGGGTCGCCAGGTCTGGTATTCACTTGTGCAATCGCGGCTCGCTGACGTGTTCGACTTTGTGCAGCGCTCCCCCGCGGATGCCCCGGCCGCTGCCGTCGATCCGATCGTGCTCGAGCGCATCACAAACGACCTCGCGTTGCGTTTTGCCGGAGTCTTTTCTCGCGAAACTGTGGCCAAATATGTCGCCAGCAGCTACAAACTGTTGCGCCAGGGGGCTCCGCACGATCGCCACTTGTCGTCGCATACGTCGCGGTTCGCCGCCGACCGACTGGGGTCTCTTTCCGCAGCGGATGCCGCAGCAGCCGGTTCTGTCACTGACGTGCTGTTCGTGTGCGTGCAGAATGCGGGCCGTTCGCAACTGGCATCCGCGATTCTGCGCTCTCTGGCCGGAGATCGGGTGCGGGTATTGACTGCCGGATCGCAGCCGACCGAAACCATCAACCCGAAGATTGTGGCGGCACTCGACGAAATCGGCGTTTCGGTCAATGGCGAATACCCGAAGCCGCTGACCGATGAGGTCGTGCGTGGTGCGGATGTCGTTATCACGATGGGTTGCGGCGACGCCTGCCCCATCTACCCCGGTCGTCGCTACCTCGATTGGGAACTGCCCGACCCTGCCGCCATGTCGATGGATGGCGTGCGTGCCGTGCGCGATGACATCGATCGACGGGTGCGCGAACTGTTGCAGTCGCTGCCGCCGGTGAACGCTGGGTAA
- a CDS encoding arsenate reductase ArsC, whose product MTTETVAPQKPVVLFVCIHNAGRSQMAAGYMNALSNGAVEVRSGGSEPGNEINPTAILAMAEEGIDISQAVPQLMTTDQVQSSDVVITMGCGDVCPIFPGKRYEDWELVDPKGKGLDEVRPIRDDIKARIQKLLAEILPV is encoded by the coding sequence ATGACCACTGAGACTGTCGCACCCCAGAAGCCTGTTGTTCTTTTCGTCTGCATTCATAACGCGGGTCGCTCGCAAATGGCTGCCGGCTACATGAACGCGCTGTCGAATGGCGCTGTCGAGGTGCGTTCGGGCGGTTCCGAGCCGGGTAATGAGATCAACCCGACCGCAATCTTGGCTATGGCCGAAGAGGGCATCGATATTTCGCAGGCAGTCCCTCAGCTGATGACGACCGACCAGGTGCAGTCGTCGGATGTTGTCATCACGATGGGCTGTGGCGACGTCTGCCCCATCTTCCCCGGCAAGCGCTACGAGGACTGGGAACTCGTCGACCCCAAGGGCAAAGGCCTCGACGAGGTGCGCCCCATCCGCGACGACATCAAGGCGCGCATCCAGAAGCTCCTCGCGGAGATTCTGCCCGTCTAA
- a CDS encoding DUF501 domain-containing protein, whose protein sequence is MTTPPFDTVSDEDVRIVSRQLGRPARDVIGIAARCVCGAPTVVSTKPRLSDGTPFPTIYYLCHPAATASVSTLEAEGHMPELAALLEGTIGEQYQAAHDAYIADREGVEVVPELAGVSAGGMPTRVKCLHALVGHSLAAGPGVNPIGDIALERASWSPSVCQCPDYSEAATDSAATDSAVANAVSAKAPEEMGQ, encoded by the coding sequence ATGACCACCCCACCGTTTGACACCGTCAGCGATGAAGATGTGCGCATTGTGTCGCGTCAACTGGGTCGCCCGGCCCGTGATGTGATCGGAATCGCCGCACGCTGCGTGTGTGGCGCGCCGACCGTTGTCTCGACGAAGCCGCGGTTGAGCGATGGAACGCCATTCCCCACCATCTATTACCTCTGTCACCCGGCTGCTACGGCATCCGTGTCAACGCTTGAGGCCGAAGGACACATGCCTGAACTGGCTGCACTGCTTGAGGGCACAATCGGTGAGCAATATCAGGCAGCACATGATGCGTACATTGCTGATCGCGAAGGTGTAGAGGTCGTTCCCGAGCTTGCTGGGGTTTCTGCTGGCGGCATGCCCACTCGCGTGAAGTGTCTTCACGCGCTCGTCGGGCATTCGCTCGCCGCGGGCCCCGGAGTGAACCCTATTGGCGATATTGCTCTTGAGCGTGCCTCGTGGAGCCCCTCCGTGTGCCAGTGCCCCGACTACTCGGAAGCTGCGACTGACAGTGCTGCGACTGACAGTGCTGTGGCGAACGCGGTTTCGGCGAAGGCGCCAGAGGAGATGGGCCAATGA
- a CDS encoding putative quinol monooxygenase: MTFANVGTLGVQPGNRDAVVAILTRRSTDLDGAGCLSYEVGVSDEHPDTVFVSELWTSAEAHQASLQLASVQAAIKEAMPLLNGQMGGNRFEVIGSPLRA; this comes from the coding sequence ATGACTTTTGCAAACGTAGGCACCCTCGGGGTACAGCCCGGCAATCGCGATGCCGTTGTCGCGATTCTCACGCGTCGCAGCACCGACCTCGATGGGGCCGGATGCCTCAGCTATGAGGTTGGCGTCAGCGACGAGCATCCCGACACTGTGTTCGTTTCTGAACTCTGGACCTCGGCCGAAGCCCACCAGGCTTCGCTGCAACTCGCGAGCGTTCAGGCAGCAATCAAGGAAGCCATGCCGTTGCTCAACGGACAAATGGGCGGCAACCGTTTTGAGGTAATTGGGTCGCCGTTGCGGGCTTAG
- a CDS encoding NAD(P)/FAD-dependent oxidoreductase has product MPKILIVGGGYAGFYTARKLEKWLRRGEAEVTMVDPLPYMTYQPFLPEVAAGSIEPRHAVVPHRRHLKTTTVITAKVTGIDHATKTATIQPEVGDSWQIDYDLVVVTAGAVSRTFPIPGVADQAIGMKTIEEAIEVRDRILTNFDNAANLPAGPERDRLLTFVVVGGGFAGIEAFGEMRSLASSLLPLYPNLKFEDTHFHLIEAMGRIMPEVSLETSKWVIKNFDQRGAKIHLETQLKSAVDGVVELSTGESFESDTIVWTAGVMANPVLRGTDLPTDERGRMRVQADLRVINDDGVVEGAWGAGDVCAVPDLTGGGVGGFCVPNAQHAVRQAKLMAKNITASLRGEGTKDYFHKNQGAVAGLGLYEGVFQSGKLAVKGFPAWIMHRGYHGLAMPMFERKARVFSNWITNFFWGRDTISLEAREEPRRAFEEFASRPK; this is encoded by the coding sequence GTGCCAAAAATCTTGATTGTCGGCGGCGGTTACGCCGGTTTTTACACTGCCCGTAAGCTCGAAAAATGGCTGCGCCGCGGCGAAGCTGAGGTCACCATGGTTGACCCGCTTCCCTACATGACGTATCAGCCATTCTTGCCTGAAGTCGCTGCAGGCTCGATCGAGCCTCGCCACGCGGTTGTTCCCCACCGTCGCCACCTGAAGACCACCACGGTCATCACGGCGAAGGTCACCGGAATTGACCACGCAACGAAGACTGCAACGATTCAGCCCGAAGTGGGCGACTCCTGGCAGATTGACTACGACCTGGTCGTCGTTACTGCCGGTGCTGTGTCGCGCACGTTCCCGATTCCGGGAGTCGCGGACCAGGCGATTGGTATGAAGACTATCGAAGAGGCCATTGAGGTGCGGGACCGCATCCTCACCAACTTCGACAATGCCGCTAACCTGCCTGCTGGCCCTGAGCGCGATCGTCTCCTGACCTTCGTTGTCGTCGGTGGCGGCTTCGCCGGTATCGAGGCCTTCGGTGAGATGCGCAGCCTTGCTTCGTCGCTACTGCCGCTTTACCCCAACCTCAAGTTTGAAGACACCCACTTCCACCTCATCGAGGCTATGGGTCGCATTATGCCCGAGGTTTCGCTTGAAACCAGCAAGTGGGTTATCAAGAACTTTGATCAGCGCGGCGCCAAGATTCACCTTGAAACCCAGCTGAAGTCTGCGGTGGATGGCGTGGTTGAGTTGTCGACCGGCGAAAGCTTCGAGTCAGACACCATCGTGTGGACTGCAGGCGTAATGGCTAACCCAGTGTTGCGTGGCACCGACCTTCCCACCGACGAGCGCGGACGCATGCGCGTGCAGGCTGACCTCCGTGTCATCAACGACGACGGTGTTGTCGAGGGTGCTTGGGGTGCTGGCGACGTGTGTGCTGTTCCGGACCTCACCGGTGGTGGCGTTGGCGGTTTCTGTGTTCCGAATGCTCAGCACGCTGTTCGTCAGGCCAAGCTCATGGCCAAGAACATTACTGCGTCGCTTCGTGGAGAAGGCACCAAGGACTACTTCCACAAGAACCAGGGTGCCGTTGCCGGCCTTGGCCTGTACGAGGGTGTCTTCCAGTCCGGAAAGCTCGCAGTCAAGGGCTTCCCAGCGTGGATCATGCACCGTGGATACCACGGCTTGGCAATGCCGATGTTCGAGCGCAAGGCTCGCGTCTTCAGCAACTGGATCACCAACTTCTTCTGGGGTCGCGACACAATTTCGCTTGAGGCACGGGAAGAACCGCGCCGCGCATTCGAAGAGTTCGCGTCACGCCCCAAGTAG
- a CDS encoding amino acid deaminase/aldolase yields MKLLSTPASPWRTPEHYWKQLSEATAALDTPYGVLSLDALSHNAADLVRRASGLPIRVASKSIRVREVMDAVLAFDDYRGVLAYTLAEALWLADTIDDVVVGYPTVDRAAIAALGTSPALAERVTIMIDSVEHLDFVDSVLSPHHRETIRVCIDIDASWQSPLLGHVGAHRSPVHSAAQARSLASTVVDRDGFTLVGVMAYEAQIAGVGNRPPSRPLYGQMLDVVQRSSAKELRTRRGEIVASIREIAELEFVNGGGTGSLESTADDPAVTEVAAGSGLFGPHLFDQYSHFAPAPAAAFALSVDRKFSPHIATVHGGGWIASGEPGPDRMPQPVWPAGLKYLPREGAGEVQSPLTGPAAEALEVGDRVWFRHTKAGELSEHLNEFAVVDTGRIIETVPTYRGEGKAFL; encoded by the coding sequence GTGAAGCTGCTCAGCACTCCCGCAAGCCCCTGGCGCACACCCGAGCACTACTGGAAGCAACTCAGCGAAGCAACCGCAGCCCTCGACACACCCTACGGTGTGCTGTCACTCGATGCGCTCTCGCACAACGCTGCCGATCTGGTGAGACGAGCATCCGGTCTCCCCATCCGTGTCGCCAGTAAATCGATTCGTGTCCGCGAAGTAATGGATGCCGTACTCGCCTTCGATGACTACCGGGGCGTTCTCGCCTACACCCTCGCCGAGGCACTCTGGCTTGCCGACACCATCGACGATGTCGTGGTCGGTTATCCCACAGTGGATCGTGCCGCTATCGCTGCACTCGGCACAAGCCCGGCGCTCGCGGAACGCGTCACCATCATGATCGACTCTGTTGAGCACCTCGACTTTGTTGATTCGGTTCTTTCACCGCACCATCGCGAAACGATTCGGGTGTGCATCGACATTGATGCCTCGTGGCAGTCTCCTCTGCTCGGCCACGTCGGTGCACACCGTTCGCCGGTGCACTCGGCGGCTCAAGCGCGCAGCCTCGCGAGCACGGTGGTTGATCGTGACGGCTTCACTCTCGTGGGTGTTATGGCTTACGAAGCGCAAATCGCGGGTGTCGGCAATCGTCCGCCGAGCCGACCTCTCTATGGGCAAATGCTTGATGTCGTTCAGCGGTCATCGGCTAAGGAGTTGCGTACGCGCCGCGGTGAGATCGTCGCTTCGATCCGCGAGATAGCCGAGCTTGAGTTCGTCAACGGGGGAGGCACGGGATCGCTGGAATCCACTGCCGACGATCCCGCTGTTACCGAAGTCGCTGCCGGCAGCGGGTTGTTCGGCCCACACCTTTTCGACCAGTACAGCCACTTCGCTCCGGCCCCAGCTGCCGCATTCGCGCTGTCCGTCGACCGCAAATTCTCGCCACACATCGCCACGGTTCACGGTGGTGGGTGGATCGCCTCCGGAGAACCGGGCCCCGACCGGATGCCCCAGCCGGTGTGGCCCGCGGGTCTCAAGTATTTGCCCCGCGAGGGCGCAGGCGAAGTGCAGTCACCGCTCACTGGGCCCGCAGCCGAAGCCTTAGAGGTGGGAGACAGGGTGTGGTTTCGCCACACCAAAGCGGGTGAGCTGTCTGAGCATTTGAACGAGTTTGCGGTGGTCGACACCGGTCGCATCATCGAAACGGTGCCCACTTACCGTGGAGAAGGAAAGGCCTTCCTGTGA
- a CDS encoding septum formation initiator family protein, translating to MARRVRAKKVAVALPEESAPEHWLRTIRFSGFTVLMLGLLILAVIVLAPNLRILIEQQQTIAQLQTEVDEAQESVDSLNENVARWDDRAYIESQARDRLYYVYPGEVSYLVTGDAADVTTNDGVPVSTSIQTTKIDWVQTLVSSIYTAGLTEDAPAELTVPVIEGPTQ from the coding sequence ATGGCTAGGCGAGTGCGAGCAAAAAAGGTAGCGGTAGCGCTGCCCGAGGAGAGCGCGCCCGAACACTGGTTGCGCACGATCCGCTTCTCGGGCTTCACCGTGCTCATGCTTGGTTTACTCATACTCGCCGTGATCGTTCTCGCCCCCAACCTGCGCATTCTCATAGAGCAACAGCAGACCATCGCCCAGTTGCAGACAGAAGTGGATGAGGCCCAAGAGTCCGTCGACAGCCTCAACGAGAATGTCGCCCGGTGGGACGACCGAGCCTACATTGAGTCCCAAGCTCGCGACCGGCTGTACTACGTGTATCCCGGCGAAGTGAGCTACCTGGTGACCGGTGATGCTGCCGACGTAACCACCAACGATGGGGTACCGGTGAGCACGAGCATCCAGACCACCAAGATCGATTGGGTGCAGACTCTCGTGTCGTCGATCTACACTGCCGGTCTCACCGAAGACGCCCCTGCTGAGCTCACAGTTCCCGTTATTGAAGGACCAACGCAATGA
- a CDS encoding D-arabinono-1,4-lactone oxidase has translation MTAPVGIRPGTEWSNWGRSQRSRPEFTAQPASVDEVIAAVNFARDRGLTVKAWGAGHSFTSIAATAGLHLDVGALDGVIAVDENHVTLGAGTHLHQLPALLEPLGLALANMGDIDCQTIAGAISTGTHGTGARFGGIAAQVRGVTLATAAGEVLHINAEENPELLSAAALGLGALGVLVDVTIEYVPTFLLHAVERPEPADTVLQEWLQRSAETDHFEFYVWPHTTTALTKSNTRLPADAPRHPLTKFSRWFDDEFMANGVFRAIVAAGTAAPAVIPPINRLAVKLSGNREFTDVSSSVFVTDRTVRFREMEYALPVEAVPDAVRAIQKLIAGRNWRVSFPIEVRSAAADSLLLSTASGRATGYVAVHRYWREDPSEYFREVEAIMVAHDGRPHWGKLHNRHAESLAATYPGFNEFLAVRDRLDPGRMFANDYLCQVLGQ, from the coding sequence GTGACGGCACCTGTGGGCATTCGCCCCGGCACCGAATGGAGCAATTGGGGTCGTTCTCAGCGCAGCCGCCCAGAATTCACTGCCCAACCGGCGAGCGTTGACGAGGTCATCGCAGCGGTGAACTTTGCGCGCGATCGCGGGCTCACCGTGAAAGCGTGGGGTGCCGGCCATAGCTTCACCTCGATTGCCGCGACCGCCGGTCTCCACCTCGACGTTGGGGCACTCGATGGTGTTATCGCGGTTGACGAAAACCACGTCACCCTCGGCGCGGGCACCCACCTCCACCAACTGCCTGCCCTTCTCGAACCTCTCGGTCTCGCCCTCGCCAACATGGGAGACATCGACTGCCAAACGATTGCTGGCGCGATCTCCACGGGAACCCACGGCACCGGTGCACGCTTCGGCGGTATTGCCGCCCAAGTGCGCGGCGTCACGCTCGCCACCGCCGCGGGCGAGGTGCTGCACATCAACGCCGAAGAAAACCCAGAACTACTCTCGGCCGCAGCCCTCGGGCTCGGCGCACTCGGAGTGCTTGTCGACGTCACTATCGAGTATGTTCCCACCTTCCTCCTGCACGCGGTCGAACGGCCAGAACCCGCTGACACCGTCCTGCAGGAGTGGCTGCAACGCAGCGCCGAAACCGACCACTTCGAGTTCTATGTCTGGCCCCACACCACGACGGCACTGACCAAGAGCAACACGCGCTTGCCCGCAGATGCGCCGCGGCATCCACTTACCAAGTTTTCTCGCTGGTTTGATGACGAGTTCATGGCCAACGGTGTGTTCCGCGCGATCGTTGCTGCGGGAACGGCAGCTCCCGCGGTTATCCCTCCCATCAACCGACTCGCCGTGAAGCTTTCGGGCAACCGCGAATTCACTGACGTCTCCAGCAGCGTATTCGTGACAGATCGCACCGTGCGCTTTCGCGAGATGGAATACGCCCTGCCGGTGGAAGCGGTGCCGGATGCCGTACGCGCCATCCAGAAACTGATCGCCGGCCGCAATTGGAGAGTTTCATTCCCGATCGAGGTGCGCTCGGCGGCGGCGGACTCTCTGCTGCTGTCAACCGCGTCAGGGCGGGCAACCGGATATGTCGCGGTGCACCGGTATTGGCGCGAGGACCCGAGCGAGTACTTTCGCGAAGTTGAGGCGATTATGGTTGCTCACGATGGGCGCCCTCATTGGGGAAAACTGCATAACCGGCATGCCGAGTCGCTGGCGGCAACGTATCCGGGTTTCAATGAGTTCCTGGCGGTTCGTGACCGACTAGACCCTGGTCGAATGTTTGCGAACGATTATTTGTGTCAGGTGTTAGGGCAGTAA
- a CDS encoding MIP/aquaporin family protein — protein MTVPHRFALARRLTAEFVGSAGLAAVVIGSGIAAQQLSPGDVGLQLLENAVATAFGLGVLILVFMTVSGAHFNPVVSIVDSLSGLRSWRDTAFYIPTQILGCVVGAILANLMFAQPAVSFSTTARLTPGHFLSEVVATAGLIVVIFALVRTGRSHLAPIAVGTYIGGAYFFTSSTSFANPAITIGRIFSDTFAGIAPTSAPGFIAAQLIGAAIGFALVRWLFPERRIA, from the coding sequence ATGACCGTGCCCCATCGCTTTGCCCTTGCCCGCCGGCTGACCGCAGAATTTGTGGGCAGCGCGGGCCTCGCCGCCGTCGTCATCGGATCCGGCATCGCAGCCCAACAACTGTCGCCCGGCGACGTCGGGCTGCAACTGCTCGAGAATGCCGTCGCGACCGCATTCGGGCTCGGCGTGCTCATCCTCGTGTTCATGACCGTCAGCGGCGCCCACTTCAACCCGGTCGTCTCGATCGTCGATTCGCTCAGCGGGTTGCGGTCGTGGCGCGACACCGCCTTCTACATTCCCACCCAGATCCTCGGATGCGTCGTCGGCGCCATCCTCGCGAACCTCATGTTTGCGCAGCCTGCCGTCAGCTTCAGCACCACAGCGCGCCTCACACCGGGCCACTTTCTCAGCGAGGTTGTGGCAACCGCCGGACTCATCGTCGTGATCTTCGCCCTCGTACGCACGGGCCGTTCGCACCTCGCGCCCATCGCTGTCGGCACCTACATCGGCGGCGCCTACTTCTTCACCAGCTCCACGAGTTTCGCCAACCCCGCGATCACCATAGGCCGCATTTTCAGCGACACTTTTGCCGGAATCGCGCCAACCTCCGCTCCCGGCTTCATCGCCGCACAACTCATCGGTGCCGCGATCGGGTTTGCGCTAGTGCGGTGGCTATTTCCCGAGCGTCGCATCGCATAG